The following are encoded together in the Drosophila takahashii strain IR98-3 E-12201 chromosome X, DtakHiC1v2, whole genome shotgun sequence genome:
- the LOC108068098 gene encoding uncharacterized protein codes for MKYTVLILFAIAAFVLPAFAGNDYLWGTIGDNDYKLAKDTVKKAFFVGLKVKKTYTFKQSDNLNALTITAIKVTDKKKSHGATAVLKSGGPGSKGATIAFTSDKNYGISDVVEIWGR; via the exons atgaaatatacCGTGCTTATTTTATTCGCCATCGCGGCATTTGTTTTGCCAGCCTTCGCAGGCAACGACTACCTTTGGGGCACAATCGGGGACAACGACTACAAATTGGCTAAGGATACGGTTAAGAAGGCATTTTTCGTTGGCCTGAAGGTGAAGAAAACGTATACATTTAAGCAGTCG GACAACCTTAACGCGCTCACCATCACGGCAATCAAGGTTACGGACAAAAAGAAGAGCCACGGTGCCACTGCCGTACTCAAAAGTGGAGGTCCTGGATCGAAGGGAGCTACCATTGCCTTTACCTCAGACAAGAATTATGGGATCAGTGATGTTGTGGAAATATGGGGTCGTTAA